One genomic region from Clostridium saccharobutylicum DSM 13864 encodes:
- a CDS encoding chemotaxis protein CheX yields MVVNYINPIIDSFKNVMPQLGLNDIKENDVKLKERLINSPGVVIIIGLMGDIKGNIIYGINEIDAKKIASVMMMGMPVEEFDELAQSAISELINMLTANVATNFSQQNVSVNISTPTLIYGKFTANASSDKVICIPMNINEATIEVNISLEKNTI; encoded by the coding sequence GTGGTTGTCAATTATATAAATCCAATTATAGATTCTTTTAAAAATGTCATGCCACAACTAGGTTTAAATGATATAAAAGAAAATGATGTTAAATTAAAAGAAAGGCTAATAAATAGTCCGGGAGTTGTGATAATTATTGGTCTTATGGGAGATATTAAAGGAAATATTATTTATGGAATCAATGAAATAGATGCAAAGAAAATTGCATCAGTTATGATGATGGGAATGCCTGTAGAAGAGTTTGATGAATTAGCTCAAAGTGCTATTTCAGAACTTATAAATATGCTAACGGCAAATGTTGCAACTAATTTTTCACAGCAAAATGTATCAGTGAATATATCTACGCCAACTCTTATTTATGGTAAGTTCACTGCAAATGCTAGCTCAGATAAGGTTATTTGCATACCAATGAACATAAATGAAGCAACTATAGAAGTTAATATTTCATTAGAAAAGAATACAATTTAA
- a CDS encoding response regulator, which yields MKDVKILIVDDSPFQIALLRDVLTENGFNVVGQAQSLEEVIEEVKRTKPDLVTMDMTIPGTDGFECTREIHKIDSNIKVIIVSSMMDDELIRKAKKTNVSGYIQKPVDSEELSLLINRVMADEELFLELEGLYSKVFREAILDLFNKLTKTIPEITDETNVDMDMESEGISIIMGITGKYSGRLIFDMSFEAANKLSTVLLRREPKNNEELLNVISEIANMFAGNACSMINKKNKIFGLRVAPPTTLHGESISISKAELDNNYSANVRTKFGDLSINIGFKRGEGEWLSII from the coding sequence ATGAAAGACGTGAAAATTTTAATAGTTGATGATTCGCCATTTCAAATAGCGTTATTAAGAGATGTGCTTACTGAAAATGGGTTTAATGTAGTTGGGCAAGCACAATCTTTAGAAGAAGTTATTGAGGAAGTTAAGAGAACAAAACCTGATTTAGTAACTATGGATATGACTATTCCTGGAACAGATGGGTTTGAATGCACACGAGAGATACATAAAATTGATAGTAATATTAAAGTGATCATTGTTAGTTCGATGATGGATGATGAACTAATAAGAAAAGCTAAAAAAACTAATGTGTCTGGTTATATTCAAAAACCAGTTGATTCAGAAGAATTAAGTTTATTAATAAACAGAGTTATGGCAGATGAGGAATTATTTTTAGAATTAGAGGGATTATATTCTAAAGTATTTAGAGAGGCTATATTAGATCTTTTCAATAAACTTACTAAGACAATTCCAGAAATAACAGATGAAACTAATGTTGATATGGATATGGAGAGTGAAGGAATATCTATAATTATGGGCATTACAGGTAAATATAGTGGCAGATTAATTTTTGATATGTCATTTGAAGCGGCAAATAAACTTTCAACAGTATTATTAAGAAGAGAGCCTAAAAATAATGAAGAGTTACTTAATGTTATATCTGAAATAGCAAATATGTTTGCAGGAAATGCATGTTCTATGATAAATAAAAAGAACAAAATATTTGGATTAAGAGTTGCTCCTCCAACTACACTTCACGGAGAATCAATAAGTATATCAAAAGCAGAGCTAGATAACAATTATTCTGCAAATGTAAGAACTAAATTTGGAGATCTGTCAATAAATATAGGATTTAAAAGAGGTGAAGGTGAGTGGTTGTCAATTATATAA
- a CDS encoding ABC transporter permease: MNNTVMNLSIFQLSIAYIFVLILLIIFKSRGIRREKQILIATVRMTLQLTLMGYVLMFVFNNPSWYLTLIMIGIMIAFAIYNSIKRVREEMSKELKRIIAYSMMFGALATATFFIIVVLKVRPWFNPQYFIPISGMIVGNSMTGIALGANKLCSDMEDKRVEIENSLMLGASPAHATREIVNGAFDSAILPTMNNMLTMGIVSLPGMMTGQILSGTFPITAIKYQIGIMLAILGSTALATVFFVTFGYRTFFTKDNRLK; the protein is encoded by the coding sequence ATGAATAATACTGTAATGAATCTCTCAATATTCCAGCTTTCAATCGCGTATATTTTTGTTTTGATACTCCTTATTATTTTTAAGTCTAGAGGAATTAGGCGAGAAAAGCAAATTTTAATAGCTACAGTAAGAATGACATTGCAACTTACTTTAATGGGGTATGTACTTATGTTTGTTTTCAATAATCCAAGCTGGTATCTTACTTTAATCATGATAGGGATTATGATTGCTTTTGCAATATATAATTCAATTAAAAGAGTAAGGGAGGAAATGTCAAAGGAACTTAAGAGAATAATTGCTTATTCTATGATGTTTGGGGCTCTTGCTACTGCTACGTTTTTTATTATTGTTGTACTTAAAGTGCGTCCATGGTTTAATCCTCAATATTTTATTCCGATTTCAGGGATGATTGTAGGAAATAGTATGACTGGAATTGCATTAGGAGCGAATAAGTTATGTAGTGATATGGAAGATAAAAGAGTTGAAATTGAAAATTCATTAATGTTAGGAGCAAGCCCAGCTCATGCAACTCGAGAAATCGTAAATGGTGCGTTTGATAGTGCAATTTTGCCTACAATGAATAATATGTTAACTATGGGGATTGTATCGTTACCGGGTATGATGACCGGACAAATACTTTCAGGAACATTTCCTATTACTGCGATCAAATATCAGATTGGAATAATGCTTGCTATTTTAGGGAGTACTGCACTTGCAACTGTTTTTTTTGTGACATTTGGCTATAGAACATTTTTTACTAAAGATAATAGATTAAAATAG
- a CDS encoding ABC transporter ATP-binding protein has product MFEIKDIKFKKILDIKFLCINNPITCIVGSSGSGKTTLLKMLNVLNLPDEGTIIYNGEDISKIDTLKLRRKVVMLGQTPVIYSGSVEDNLQIGLEFSRKLPASKVAMEESLARVELSKKLTDNCGSFSGGEKQRLCLARVMLMDADTYLLDEPSAALDKKTEEFIIDNLAKFVLENNKQLIMVTHSEQIANKFSDSLIRIENGRVTEAYHE; this is encoded by the coding sequence ATGTTTGAAATTAAAGATATCAAATTTAAGAAGATTTTAGATATTAAGTTCTTGTGTATTAATAATCCAATTACATGTATTGTAGGATCTTCTGGGAGTGGTAAAACAACATTACTTAAAATGTTGAATGTATTAAATTTACCAGATGAAGGTACAATTATTTATAATGGAGAAGACATTTCTAAGATTGATACGCTGAAGTTACGTCGTAAAGTAGTTATGTTAGGGCAAACTCCTGTAATATATAGTGGATCAGTTGAAGATAATTTACAAATAGGATTAGAGTTTTCTAGAAAATTACCTGCGTCTAAAGTTGCAATGGAAGAAAGTCTTGCAAGGGTTGAACTTTCAAAGAAGTTAACTGATAATTGCGGAAGTTTTTCAGGTGGTGAAAAGCAACGTTTATGCCTTGCAAGAGTGATGTTAATGGATGCAGATACATATTTATTGGATGAACCATCGGCTGCATTGGATAAAAAAACAGAAGAATTTATAATAGATAATTTAGCAAAGTTTGTATTAGAAAATAATAAGCAATTGATAATGGTTACTCATTCAGAACAAATTGCAAATAAATTTTCGGATTCCCTTATAAGAATTGAAAATGGAAGAGTTACGGAGGCATATCATGAATAA
- a CDS encoding peptidylprolyl isomerase: protein MRMKNIKKYLNLVTVVVIMSSLVLVGCGNKNTQSQGDSTSVTDESSDSKTGNENLPVVTITVENYGVIQAELYPEIAPNTVNNFINLVKKGFYDNLTFHRIIKGFMIQGGDPKGDGTGGPGYSIEGEFTSNGFANSLKHTKGVLSMARTQDPNSAGSQFFIMTGDAPNLDGQYAAFGKVTSGLDVLEKIQSVKTKSNDAPIDKVVIKSITVDTKGVDYKEPKKK from the coding sequence ATGAGAATGAAAAACATAAAAAAATATTTAAATTTAGTTACAGTAGTTGTAATCATGAGTTCTCTTGTATTAGTTGGTTGCGGAAATAAAAATACTCAAAGTCAAGGAGATTCAACTTCTGTAACTGATGAGAGTAGTGATTCTAAAACTGGTAATGAAAATTTACCAGTAGTAACTATAACAGTTGAAAATTATGGAGTTATTCAAGCTGAATTATATCCAGAAATTGCTCCAAATACAGTTAATAATTTTATAAATTTAGTAAAGAAAGGATTTTATGATAATTTAACGTTTCATAGGATAATTAAAGGTTTTATGATTCAAGGTGGAGATCCTAAAGGTGATGGAACTGGTGGACCAGGATATTCAATAGAAGGCGAATTTACATCAAATGGATTTGCAAATAGCTTAAAGCATACAAAAGGAGTACTTTCTATGGCAAGGACACAAGATCCTAATAGTGCAGGAAGTCAATTTTTTATAATGACAGGAGATGCACCAAATCTTGATGGACAATATGCTGCATTTGGTAAGGTAACATCAGGTTTAGATGTGCTAGAGAAAATTCAAAGTGTAAAGACAAAGTCTAATGATGCACCTATTGATAAAGTAGTTATAAAATCAATTACCGTTGATACCAAAGGCGTTGATTATAAGGAACCTAAAAAGAAATAA